One window of Mycoplasmopsis gallopavonis genomic DNA carries:
- a CDS encoding ABC transporter ATP-binding protein: MFVGVFVFFFITTWKRRIKSSGKYFNYRQASLGKLNGYINEMIDGIKVVKVFNHQQEAIADFKKKNDELFKNDFKSKVVTNLIMPIMSNMGTINFIVMAFIGGMILTSNNQSFMNAININVGVLISFLLYARSFSQPIGTVAQQLNALNSGLAGARRVFEVLDFEPEVDYGKIRLITLEEVPSQIAQELTNKYWWKIPEGMDFIYKPAVGHIKFENVSFGYTKDKLIIDDFSLNVQPGQKVALVGATGAGKTTIANLLNRFYEVTEGSIYFDQINIKDIKKDDLRRAYGLVLQDTSLFSKTIEENITYALQEYENEALINAAQLANANEFIEAMQEGYKTQLVNAGENLSQGQKQLLSIARTTILNPLVLILDEATSTIDTETERKIQNALTQLLVGKTAFVIAHRLSTIKNCDLIVVLDQGKIIEQGTHKQLLELKEHYYNLYTGKVELD; encoded by the coding sequence TTATTTGTAGGTGTATTCGTTTTTTTCTTCATTACAACTTGGAAACGCAGGATTAAAAGTTCCGGTAAATATTTCAACTATCGTCAAGCATCACTTGGAAAATTAAATGGTTATATCAACGAAATGATTGATGGAATTAAAGTTGTAAAAGTATTTAATCATCAACAAGAAGCAATTGCTGATTTTAAAAAGAAAAATGACGAATTATTTAAAAATGATTTTAAATCAAAAGTTGTTACAAATTTAATTATGCCAATTATGTCTAATATGGGAACTATCAATTTTATAGTTATGGCATTTATTGGCGGAATGATTTTAACTTCAAATAATCAAAGTTTTATGAACGCAATTAATATCAATGTTGGAGTTTTAATTTCATTCTTATTATATGCAAGAAGTTTTTCACAACCAATTGGAACTGTTGCACAACAACTTAATGCTCTAAATAGTGGATTAGCAGGAGCAAGAAGAGTTTTTGAAGTACTTGACTTTGAACCAGAGGTTGATTATGGAAAAATTCGATTAATCACTCTTGAAGAAGTTCCGTCTCAAATTGCACAAGAATTAACAAATAAATATTGATGAAAAATCCCAGAAGGTATGGACTTTATTTATAAACCTGCTGTCGGACATATTAAATTCGAAAATGTGTCATTCGGTTACACTAAGGATAAGCTTATTATTGATGATTTTAGCTTAAATGTTCAACCAGGTCAAAAAGTAGCTTTAGTTGGAGCAACAGGTGCAGGAAAAACAACTATCGCAAACTTACTAAATCGTTTTTATGAAGTTACTGAAGGATCAATTTATTTTGATCAAATTAATATTAAAGATATTAAAAAAGATGATTTAAGAAGAGCTTATGGACTTGTTTTACAAGATACTTCGCTATTTAGTAAAACAATTGAGGAAAATATTACTTATGCTTTACAAGAATATGAAAATGAAGCCTTAATTAATGCTGCACAACTTGCTAATGCAAATGAATTTATCGAAGCTATGCAAGAAGGTTATAAAACTCAGTTAGTTAATGCTGGAGAAAATCTTTCTCAAGGACAAAAACAACTTCTTTCAATTGCTCGTACCACAATTTTAAACCCATTAGTTCTAATTTTGGATGAAGCTACAAGTACAATTGATACTGAAACAGAACGAAAAATTCAAAATGCATTAACACAACTTTTAGTTGGTAAAACTGCTTTTGTTATTGCTCACCGTTTAAGCACAATTAAAAACTGTGATTTAATCGTTGTTTTAGATCAAGGAAAAATCATCGAGCAAGGTACACATAAACAGCTTTTAGAATTAAAAGAACATTATTACAACCTTTATACAGGAAAAGTTGAATTAGATTAA
- a CDS encoding IS1634 family transposase → MITMIIMYNINMSNYILYKRKNPKGIYIALGISKGYGKGIGNLVGLGYWEEIKEKYSLQNIDDLKPIARLVPVGEDKIEVKTKFFQLLNPTSVETNVKNVGIELIYKVIKELDLFKGLPKTKHKSLEEVLEFIVATRIIQPRSYICQYKNKNDFLHKIDVKKSSIYNYFDTFLEYKNTILVNIYNKMQELTTRNTKLMHFDNTTVYFQSFSRDGLRQRGFSKDGKHDEDQIVVAMAVDNNGIPFHYKVFEGNTGDSKTLVKFLIEMQRIYKTKDTIIVADKGISQNANLRYLEQKGYKYIVQKRIDILGKEDKAFIVNDQGFVQENDYFTKSRFVQSVWAKNKNKKRYSDTFRKQFVYFSPSKQTLDKIKRQNLINKLEKKSINGELPLSALVPEYKKKYMDVDGKTVGRLNIEKIKKVANEDGFYMIETNITNIDSKEANEIYKGQWKVEEGFRTLKSAIEVRPMYVYKDEHIQSHVFLCFLSLIVLKYCIYKLKKFYKDNGEIQKLTMNMFIDALKLITITTKTVNGKVVSEIKNNLDPEHKELNKIYSDFQYAVDGLSL, encoded by the coding sequence ATGATTACAATGATAATAATGTATAATATAAATATGAGCAACTACATTTTGTATAAAAGAAAAAACCCAAAAGGGATTTACATTGCATTAGGAATATCAAAAGGATACGGTAAAGGGATTGGGAATTTAGTTGGATTAGGTTATTGAGAAGAAATTAAAGAAAAATATTCTCTGCAAAACATCGATGATTTAAAACCAATTGCTAGATTGGTTCCTGTTGGAGAAGATAAAATTGAAGTTAAAACCAAATTTTTCCAATTACTTAACCCAACATCTGTCGAAACAAATGTAAAAAACGTTGGTATTGAACTTATTTATAAAGTAATTAAAGAACTAGATTTATTTAAAGGATTACCTAAAACTAAACACAAATCTTTAGAAGAAGTATTAGAATTTATTGTTGCAACAAGAATAATTCAACCAAGAAGTTATATTTGTCAATACAAAAACAAAAATGATTTTTTACATAAGATAGATGTAAAAAAATCTTCAATTTATAACTATTTTGATACTTTTTTAGAATATAAAAATACAATTTTAGTCAATATTTATAACAAAATGCAAGAATTGACAACTAGAAACACAAAATTAATGCATTTTGATAATACAACTGTTTATTTTCAAAGTTTTTCAAGAGATGGTTTGAGACAAAGAGGTTTTTCTAAAGATGGAAAGCATGATGAAGATCAAATTGTTGTGGCTATGGCAGTTGATAATAATGGTATTCCTTTTCACTATAAAGTCTTCGAAGGAAATACTGGAGATTCTAAAACTCTTGTGAAATTTTTAATTGAAATGCAAAGAATTTACAAAACAAAAGACACAATAATAGTTGCTGATAAAGGTATTAGTCAAAATGCAAATTTAAGATATTTAGAACAAAAAGGATATAAATATATAGTACAGAAACGTATTGATATTCTTGGAAAAGAAGATAAAGCATTTATAGTAAATGATCAAGGGTTTGTTCAAGAAAATGATTATTTTACTAAATCTAGATTCGTCCAATCTGTTTGAGCTAAAAACAAAAATAAAAAAAGATATAGCGATACTTTTAGAAAACAATTTGTCTATTTTAGCCCTTCAAAACAAACTTTAGACAAAATAAAAAGACAAAATCTTATTAATAAATTGGAGAAAAAGTCTATTAACGGTGAATTGCCATTAAGTGCTTTGGTTCCTGAATATAAGAAAAAGTATATGGATGTAGATGGTAAAACAGTCGGAAGATTAAATATCGAAAAAATTAAAAAAGTAGCTAATGAAGATGGCTTTTATATGATTGAAACCAACATAACAAACATAGATTCAAAAGAAGCGAATGAAATATATAAGGGACAATGAAAAGTGGAAGAAGGTTTCAGAACCTTAAAATCAGCAATCGAAGTTAGGCCGATGTACGTTTATAAAGACGAGCATATTCAATCTCATGTATTTTTATGCTTTTTATCTCTAATTGTTTTGAAATATTGCATTTATAAATTAAAGAAATTTTATAAAGATAATGGAGAGATCCAAAAACTCACAATGAATATGTTTATAGATGCATTGAAACTTATAACAATCACAACAAAGACTGTGAATGGTAAAGTTGTAAGTGAAATCAAGAATAATTTAGACCCAGAACATAAGGAATTAAACAAAATATATAGTGATTTTCAATATGCAGTGGATGGTCTATCATTGTAA
- a CDS encoding RrF2 family transcriptional regulator: MKKITNTNNSLSDFMIAIHGLTLIAHKKKFLNSSELALNLCVNPVRVRKVMSLLLKKKILVSIKGKMGGYNLALNPSNITLAEILEALNFNLLETNWEIGDLNQTCVISSGMMSFFSLLFSKLNNKLKEELATINLSEIEQFLIINKNKGV; encoded by the coding sequence ATGAAAAAGATTACTAATACAAATAATTCACTTAGTGATTTTATGATCGCAATTCACGGATTAACATTAATTGCTCATAAAAAGAAATTCTTAAATAGCAGTGAGCTTGCTTTAAATCTTTGCGTAAATCCTGTTCGAGTTAGAAAAGTTATGTCGCTACTTTTAAAAAAGAAAATTTTAGTTAGCATTAAAGGTAAAATGGGCGGATATAATCTCGCACTAAATCCTAGCAATATCACCTTGGCAGAGATTTTGGAAGCATTAAATTTTAATCTTTTAGAAACTAATTGAGAAATTGGCGATTTAAACCAAACTTGTGTTATTTCTAGTGGTATGATGAGCTTTTTTAGCTTACTTTTTAGCAAACTGAATAACAAACTCAAAGAAGAGCTAGCGACAATTAATTTAAGTGAAATTGAACAATTTTTAATCATAAATAAAAATAAAGGAGTCTAA
- a CDS encoding IS3 family transposase has protein sequence MLIFYIFKGEKMGKHFTEEQEKEIYNTFFQLGKKDAIELMYKYGAKAKDKYVKARLRRILKHYNFNMNKKPRKPGTGRSRKVKEQDINWDIFTREDLIEIAKRYREITKDKFKTEKVQEASNINMASYKLAILLYLCRQTISKHKRNNFAPKNKSRKIKYQDLIIDSFKQNRSKYGRQKLKYFILKHYKIDINERTLGRYMNALGLFCNIRKRKKLKEVKNTSVIKENIVNRDYNDVYNRNIYATDVTYLPATKDAINNNVYLSVVIKHKTKEIISFSLSKFNDSKLIYKTFENVDFEKSFILHSDHCSTYTSDDFSRFIENKGGIISLSKVGNSLDNRVVEYWFSNLKTELIRDLNIKAMTLSELEKVISNYVNWYNKFRIQSCLNWKTPYEYSTGLSNLINC, from the coding sequence ATGTTAATTTTTTATATTTTTAAAGGAGAAAAAATGGGAAAACATTTTACAGAAGAACAAGAAAAAGAAATTTATAATACATTTTTTCAATTAGGTAAAAAGGATGCGATTGAACTGATGTATAAATATGGTGCAAAAGCAAAAGATAAATATGTGAAAGCGAGATTACGAAGAATATTAAAACATTATAATTTTAATATGAATAAAAAACCAAGAAAGCCTGGAACCGGTAGGTCAAGAAAAGTGAAAGAACAAGATATAAATTGAGACATTTTTACACGAGAAGATTTAATTGAAATTGCAAAAAGATATAGAGAAATTACAAAAGATAAATTTAAAACAGAGAAAGTTCAAGAGGCATCAAATATTAATATGGCTTCGTATAAACTTGCTATTTTGTTGTATCTTTGTAGACAAACAATATCCAAACATAAAAGAAATAATTTTGCTCCTAAAAATAAATCCAGAAAAATAAAGTACCAAGACTTGATTATTGATTCATTTAAACAAAATAGATCTAAATATGGTAGACAAAAATTAAAATATTTTATCTTAAAGCACTATAAAATAGACATAAACGAAAGAACTCTAGGAAGATATATGAATGCCTTAGGTTTATTTTGCAATATCAGAAAAAGAAAAAAATTAAAAGAAGTAAAGAACACATCTGTCATAAAAGAAAACATTGTGAATAGAGATTATAACGATGTATATAACAGAAATATATATGCTACTGATGTAACATATCTCCCAGCGACAAAAGATGCGATAAACAATAATGTTTATCTTTCAGTAGTGATTAAACATAAAACTAAAGAAATAATTAGTTTTTCTCTTTCCAAATTTAATGATTCAAAATTAATTTACAAAACATTTGAAAATGTTGATTTTGAAAAAAGTTTTATACTACATTCAGATCATTGCTCAACTTATACATCTGATGATTTTTCTCGTTTTATTGAAAATAAAGGTGGAATAATTTCACTTTCAAAAGTAGGAAATAGTTTAGATAATAGAGTTGTGGAATATTGATTTTCAAATTTAAAAACTGAATTAATTAGAGATTTAAATATCAAAGCTATGACTTTGAGTGAACTAGAAAAAGTAATATCTAATTATGTTAATTGATACAACAAATTTAGAATTCAATCATGTCTGAATTGAAAAACCCCATACGAATATAGTACGGGGTTATCCAATTTAATAAATTGTTAA
- a CDS encoding ABC transporter permease: MTKTLKKKNSLDKTSFKRLFKFVWKENKVKYSIIFFLIILYNFVFAYSNYFFGTILINKYLVPFLTQIAVNSPNPSFDWKGFTLAISLIGLFYGLAIFSNYLSGQIITRITHQTIKKMRDNLYEHMQSLPIGYFDARQNGDVISRFTNDIDTLRELLSQSIPQIMNAIFSILFSLTFMIILSWFLTIIMLPLVFIIFGLSGYFIKSSGKYFNYRQASLGKLNGYINEMIDGIKVVKVFNPEFPSWKLFFIPFTLLLIYIVYKYNF, encoded by the coding sequence ATGACTAAAACTCTCAAAAAGAAAAATTCTTTAGATAAAACATCTTTTAAAAGATTATTTAAATTCGTTTGAAAAGAAAATAAAGTTAAATATTCAATTATTTTCTTTTTAATTATTCTTTACAATTTTGTTTTTGCATATTCTAATTATTTCTTCGGAACAATTTTGATTAACAAATACTTAGTACCATTTTTAACACAAATTGCAGTTAATTCTCCAAATCCAAGTTTTGATTGAAAAGGGTTTACTCTTGCAATTTCCCTAATTGGTCTATTCTATGGATTAGCGATTTTTTCAAATTATTTATCTGGTCAAATCATTACTAGAATTACGCATCAAACAATCAAAAAAATGCGTGATAATCTTTATGAGCACATGCAAAGCTTACCAATTGGTTACTTTGATGCACGTCAAAATGGTGATGTTATTTCTCGTTTTACAAATGATATTGATACTCTTAGAGAACTGCTTTCTCAAAGTATTCCGCAAATCATGAATGCTATTTTTAGTATTTTATTTTCATTAACTTTCATGATCATTTTAAGTTGATTTTTAACAATCATTATGCTTCCATTAGTTTTCATCATATTTGGTTTATCAGGATATTTTATTAAAAGTTCCGGTAAATATTTCAACTATCGTCAAGCATCACTTGGAAAATTAAATGGTTATATCAACGAAATGATTGATGGAATTAAAGTTGTAAAAGTATTTAATCCTGAGTTTCCAAGTTGGAAGCTCTTTTTTATACCTTTTACCTTATTACTTATATACATAGTATATAAGTACAATTTTTAA